The Enterobacter asburiae genomic sequence GGTCGCCTTTGCCATCGACGATCAGGACATCGCCGGGCTGCGCCACCGCCATCGCGGCATGAATCGCCAGATTATCACCCGGACGGACTTCAACGGTGATGGCCGGACCCGCAACGGACATGTGTGGGGCCAGCGGTTTGATGCGGCCATGAAGCGTACCGCGGCGACCGGCCACGTCGGCCAGAATAGCTGCCTGATACTCGGCAGCCCGACGAACGTCCTCGGCAGAAACGCGCTCGAAATGGCGATTAATCGGTTTTTTTTCAGTAACGGACATAAATGCCTCCATATTGTTTTACTGAGTACAATGCAGGTGTACAGAACAAAACAACTATAGCGGTGTTGCTTTCCTTTTAGCCAGACCCGAGGTGGCGTTTGTGATGTAAACACGAAGTGACTCACAAAATTTGAGGTACACTCACTGCCGGGCTAACAAGGAGATAATGATGGGGAATGAAGGCGTTGTAGCGGTTGAAAAAGCGCTGGCTTTACTGGATTGCTTCCGTCCTGGAGATGAGAGCCTGACGCTGACCGCGCTGGCACAGCTGTCGGGTTATCACAAAACCACGGTTTACCGCTTGATGAATTCTCTTGAACGGATGAATTACGTCGTCAGGCATGAAGACGGCAATTATGCGCTGGGCCCACGTCTGCTTTACCTCGGCAAGCTGTATGAACAATCTTTCCATCTTTCCCGGGTGGTTCAGCCAGAGCTTCAGGCCTTATCCCTGGCGTCTCAGGAGAGTGCCAGCTGGTATGTGCTGGAGGGAGGGCAGCGGCTTTGCCTGTTTCGCGCTGAAGCGTCGCATGGCCTGCGACACAGCAATCTTCCCGGCAGCCAGTTCCCGCTCGATAATTCGGCCATCAGTAAGGTATTGCGTCATTGGGGGCTCAATGAAAGCCTGCCGGAGGAAGACGCTGAACTCCCATTCTACACGTCAGGCGCGCGCGATCCCCACACCGCTGCGTTTGCGATGCCTGTCTTCGGCGTTCACGACAAGCTGGTTGCGGCGTTAGCCCTGACCGGCCCCATCTCGCGGCTGACGGAAGATCGTCGTGAGAAGGAGATAGGGCAGTTGATGAAGGCGGCCGCAAGCCGTCTGTCGCAGAAAATGGGCGCCAGTAAGCCCTTCTGTCAGCAGTTCTTTGGTGAAACGAGCGACGCGGCGGAAGAAAATCTTTAAACGCCGAAGCGGGACAAATGTCCCGCTTCTGTCATCGTTAATGCGTGACCTGTTTTTCGTGTAGCTGAGCGCGGCGGGCCTGCCGGCCCATAATGAGCACCGCGATGCCCCAGCCACGCACAGCGCGGCCAGCGGAAGCATAGCCAGCGTGTAGCTGCCCGTTCGCTCATTGATAATGCCGTACGCGTTTACCATCACCGCCCCGCCTATCAGGTTTGCGATGGCGCCAATCGCGGCCAGTCCCGCCGCTGCTGAGGTACTGCTCATCCAACCGGACGCCAGCGCCCAGAAAGGCCCTTTCATTGAGTAAGCGCCTATCAGCATAATGCTGAGGATAACGATCGTGGCAGACAGCGAGACGCTTACAAAGGCGGCGAACACGCCGGCGGCAATCATGAACAGCGTGAGTGCGGTATGCCAGCGGCGTTCGTTGGTACGATCGGAATTCCGTCCCCATACAATCATCAGAACCGATGCCAGACCGTAAGGAATGGCGTTAAACAGACCTGTCTCCAGGTTATCGAGATGGAAGGATTTCAGCAGTTGAGGAGACCAGACGCTGATGGTGGTGCCCGCAGAAGATGCACCCGCGTAAATCAGCGCCATCAGCCAGATTTGGCGATGCTTTAGCAACTGCCACGTCGTCTGGTGTCCAATGTTCTTTTGCTGGCTACGCTCGGTCTCAAGCGTGGTTTCCAGCCACTTTTTCTGTTCATCACTGAGCCATTTCGCCTGATGAGGGCGATCCCGGAGAATAAACCAGGCTGCAATACCCAGCAGCACCGCCGGCAAGCCTTCAATGATGAACAGCAGATGCCAGCCGCGAAGGCCCAGCCAGCCATCCAGTGACAGTATCAATCCGGAAAGCGGGGAGCCGATGAAGTTAGCGAGCGGGATGGCGACCATAAAGGACGCAATAATGCGTGCGCGGTAGCGGGACGGGATCCACCAGGTCAGATACAGCACGACGCCCGGGAAGAAGCCCGCCTCTGCAGCACCGAGAAGAAAACGAACGATATAGAGCGACGTGGTGTTCTGCACCAGGGCCATACACATGGAGACGATGCCCCAGCTGATCATAATGCGCGGGATCCACAGCCGGGCGCCGACTTTCTGCATGGCCAGGTTGCTGGGTACCTCAAACAAAAAATAGGCCACGAAGTAAAGGCTGCTGGCGAAGCCAAACGCGGCTTTGCTGAGGCCAAGGTCCTCATTCATCTGCAGCGAAGCCATGCCGATATTCCCGCGATCGATAATGGAGACCAGGTAACTGACAATCAGAAACGGGAGAATACGCCAGATCACCTTCCGCATCGTCTCTCTTTCTATGTCCTCGGTGGCGGTCGCGCCGTTACGTAAATGTTCTGTCATTGTGTCCTCGCAGGGTTTGTTCTTTGTTTTATTAGGTACAACTCAGTTTTATTAAACAAAACCACTATAGCGACGGCGCGTTATTTTTATCCAGTTAATGGAAGGTTTAAATGATGTAAATAAGAGGTGACTCACAGATAGTGCGCTTCAGATATATCGTTCACAGCAGCCGAACCAGCGGCAAAGAGGAGGTTCTGTAATGGAAATAATCACGCAACGCAATTATTGCACCAACTTTTCCTCGCCGTTCAACTAAGCTTCGACCGGGTGCCCCGCCGCGTTAGTGGGGCCATATTCCTTTTGGTCGAGCACGCATCATGCAGCTACTCAGTATTATTATTTTGCTTACCCTAACCGTGGTGATCCATTCGCTGTGGATGTTTGGCGTTTTAAAATTCATTAGGTTAGAAGTCGATTCTGCGGTACGCATCGTGTTACGCAACGTCGGTATCGTGATCTCCATGATCTTTGCCCACCTCCTTGAGGCCGGACTGTTTGCTGCGTTTTATTTTGTCATCGACGCGTTTAATGACTGGAACACCAGCTTCTATTTTTCACTGGTCAGCTACGCGACGGTAGGATACGGCGACGTCACGTTACCCCAGCACTGGCGGCTCATCGGCGGTGTGGAAGGGCTGGTGGGCGCGTTGATGGTGGGCTGGTCCGTGGCGGTTCTGGTGGCGGTGCTGCAGCGTTTGCGCGGCATGAGCGCCTAAACGGCAGATGCGCGATCCCCGTCGGGTAAGGTAAAGTACTCCTCCTTGCGCGGCCAGAAGGCCGCGAATTTGAGGGCGAAGAGGCTGATTAACGGCCCGCCCTTTTCTGTTCCTGGTTTACGCCAGTTTGCATGGTGTTGTGTTTTGTCTGCCAAAAGGGTTTTGTATGTCTGCTGCTCATCTCGGTTTCCCGACGGAAACCGTTGTTGTCTTTGTGGTGATGGCCGTTGGGGCGATGTTTATCGACCTCTTTATGCACCGTCACGATAAACCCGTCTCGCTGAAAAGCGCGGCGATGTGGTCCATTTTCTGGGTCATGATGGCGATGGCCTTCGCCGGATTCCTGTATGTTCACCACGGCGCCGAGATGGCGAGCCTGTTCCTCACCGGCTATGCGCTGGAAGAGGTGCTCTCCGTCGATAACCTGTTCGTGATGATGGCGATCTTCGCCTGGTTCGGCGTGCCGGATAAGTACCGTCACCGCGTGCTCTACTGGGGCGTACTGGGGGCGATTGTCTTCCGCGGCATCTTTGTGGCTATCGGCACCAGCCTGTTAAGCCTGGGGCCGTACGTTGAGGTGATCTTCGCGCTGGTCGTCGGCTGGACGGCGGTGATGATGCTCAGACGCAATGAAGAGAGCGACGAAGTGGAAGATTACTCGGGTCATCTCGCCTATCGCCTGGTGAAGCGCTTCTATCCGGTCTGGCCGAAAATCAGCAGCAACGCCTTTATTCTGACGCAGAAAGAGGTGGATGCGGAGCTTGAAAAGCCGGAAACCAGGACGTGATGGTCGGACGCGTGAAGAAGGCGAAGCGCTATGCGACGCCGCTGCTGCTTTGCGTAGCCGTCGTCGAGCTCTCTGACGTCATGTTCGCGTTTGACTCCGTGCCGGCCATTATTGCCGTGAGCCGCGAGCCGCTGATTATCTACAGCGCCATGATGTTCGCGATTCTCGGCCTGCGTACGCTTTACTTCGTGCTGGAAGCGCTGAAGCAATATCTGGTGCACCTCGAGAAAGCCGTGGTGCTGCTGCTGTTCTTCGTGGCGTTCAAGCTGGGATTAAATGCCACCGACCACTTCTGGCATCACGGTTACAGCATTGGCGCCACGGCCAGTCTGTTTGTGGTGCTTGGCGTGCTGGCGCTGGGGATTATTGCGAGCGTGATGTTCCCGGGGAAACGTGAGGCCTGATGTACCGCTTTTCTCCCTCTCCCTGTGGGAGAGGGCCGGGGTGAGGGCACCAGACCGCACCTAACCCTTAATCGGTGAATTCCGACGCTTGCGCGGGTGGTGGAAGTGCCGCCAGTGCGGATCCTGCGCCGCCGCCAGCAGCTCGTGGTCGCCGCGGGTGTCTCCCCAGGCGCGCAGGTGATAGGCGTTCAGATCGCCATACACTTTTTCCAGCCTCGCCACCTTCTGGGCGCAGCGACAGTTATTGCCCGTAATGCGCCCCGTCAGCTTGCCGTCTTTCACTTCCAGCTGCGTGCCAATCAGCTTAATGCCGAGCTTATCAGCCCACGGCTGGAGCACCAGCGCCGGGGATGCGGAACAGATGGTCACCTCCGCACCGGAATTTACCTCAGCCGCCACCGCCAGAACCCCTTCGGGGCGCATCAGCTTGTTCCAGTATTTTTCGCAAAAGGCTTCCGCCTGCTGGCGCAGCCAGTGTTCATCCACGCCCGTCAGGAACGTTTTAATCAGCACTTCCTTCAGCTCATCGCG encodes the following:
- a CDS encoding IclR family transcriptional regulator; this translates as MGNEGVVAVEKALALLDCFRPGDESLTLTALAQLSGYHKTTVYRLMNSLERMNYVVRHEDGNYALGPRLLYLGKLYEQSFHLSRVVQPELQALSLASQESASWYVLEGGQRLCLFRAEASHGLRHSNLPGSQFPLDNSAISKVLRHWGLNESLPEEDAELPFYTSGARDPHTAAFAMPVFGVHDKLVAALALTGPISRLTEDRREKEIGQLMKAAASRLSQKMGASKPFCQQFFGETSDAAEENL
- a CDS encoding potassium channel family protein — its product is MQLLSIIILLTLTVVIHSLWMFGVLKFIRLEVDSAVRIVLRNVGIVISMIFAHLLEAGLFAAFYFVIDAFNDWNTSFYFSLVSYATVGYGDVTLPQHWRLIGGVEGLVGALMVGWSVAVLVAVLQRLRGMSA
- a CDS encoding HAD family hydrolase codes for the protein MTNMIADETVAKSSVLSVFDFDGTLTHHDSFIPFLRFAFGKRYFAGRLVRMALPTLHCVRRKLTRDELKEVLIKTFLTGVDEHWLRQQAEAFCEKYWNKLMRPEGVLAVAAEVNSGAEVTICSASPALVLQPWADKLGIKLIGTQLEVKDGKLTGRITGNNCRCAQKVARLEKVYGDLNAYHLRAWGDTRGDHELLAAAQDPHWRHFHHPRKRRNSPIKG